Part of the Tidjanibacter massiliensis genome is shown below.
GGTAATATTCTTCGTGAGCTATCTCCTTTCGAGCGACGCTCCGGTGCCGAATCCTGCTGCGAACGGTTATTTTACCAATTCGGCCGTGCTTAAGCTGACCGATGTCGGCCTGTATGCGGGTTACGCTATTTTTGTCATTGCAATTCTGGTCATCCTTTGGGGAGAGATAAGGAGTGCGGTAAAGAAAGGCTGATTTGAAAAGTAAATTAATATGGCAATAGATAAAAGAAAAATCCCGGAAATCAATGCCGGCTCGATGGCCGACATTGCCTTCCTGCTGCTGATTTTCTTCCTTGTCGCCACCACCATGAACACGGACACCGGTATTCAGCGTGTCCTGCCCCCCTGGGTCGATAATCCTACGGACGATGCGCCTCCCATCAAGGAGCGTAACCTGATGCAGGTAAAGGTCAATCAGTATGACCAGATACAGGTTCAGGGCAAGCTGGTGCACCTGTTGCAGGTGAAGGACCTCGCAAAGGATTTTATCCTGAACCTGGGGAACAGCGAAGACCTTCCCGAAAAGGTCATGACCGACATAGAGCTTTTGGGGCCCTATCCGGTCAGCGAAGGGGTGATATCGCTCCAGAACGACCGCGGTACGAGCTACGACATGTATATCAAGGTACAGAACGAACTGACGCGTGCCTTTAACGAAATCCGTGATGCCGTGGCGCGCGAGCGGTTCGGTGCTTCGTTCAGCGAGCTCGACGAGGCGAAACGCAAGGCTATCCAGCAGGCGGTTCAGACCAAGATATCCGAGGCCGAACCTAAAAACATAGGAGGAAATTAGTATGGCAGTTATAAGGAAAAAAGGTAACAAGGGTGTGCCGCCCATTTCGACGGCCTCCCTGCCCGACGTAATCTTCATGATTCTGTTCTTCTTTATGACGACCACATCCATGAAGGAGACCGAGTTGAGGGTGGCATTCACGCTGCCGGAGGCTACCGAAATCCAGAAGCTGGAGAAGAAGAGTCTCGTAAGCTACATCTATGTGGGACAGCCTACCAAGCAGCTTCAGGCCCAGTTCGGTACGGCACCCCGTATCCAGTTGAACGATACCTATCGTACTCCGCAGGATATTCTGGACTTCATTGCTTCCGAGCGCGACAAGCTCAACGAAAGCGACCGCAATGCCATGTCGGTTTGTATCAAGGCCGACCGTTATACGAGAATGGGTATCATTACCGACGTGAAGCAGGAGCTTCGTAAGGCGAATGCCCTTCGTGTGACTTATGCGGCGTCCAAATCGCTGGGATACAATTAGTCGTAGAATATATACGTAGTTTTTGCGGGCGGCCGGAAGGGCGCCCGCATTTTTTTGTTGCCTGCCGCTGCGGAACCGTTCCCTCTCCTGCCGCAGGAGTG
Proteins encoded:
- a CDS encoding ExbD/TolR family protein: MAIDKRKIPEINAGSMADIAFLLLIFFLVATTMNTDTGIQRVLPPWVDNPTDDAPPIKERNLMQVKVNQYDQIQVQGKLVHLLQVKDLAKDFILNLGNSEDLPEKVMTDIELLGPYPVSEGVISLQNDRGTSYDMYIKVQNELTRAFNEIRDAVARERFGASFSELDEAKRKAIQQAVQTKISEAEPKNIGGN
- a CDS encoding ExbD/TolR family protein; this encodes MAVIRKKGNKGVPPISTASLPDVIFMILFFFMTTTSMKETELRVAFTLPEATEIQKLEKKSLVSYIYVGQPTKQLQAQFGTAPRIQLNDTYRTPQDILDFIASERDKLNESDRNAMSVCIKADRYTRMGIITDVKQELRKANALRVTYAASKSLGYN